The following nucleotide sequence is from Salinigranum halophilum.
TCGGCGCGCTGTTCGCGCTCAATCCGCTTCTCGTGTACTACTCGCGCTTCATGCGCAACGACGTCCTCGTCGCCGCGTTCTCCGTCGTCGCCCTCGGCTTCCTCCTCAGACTGCTGGTGACCCGCCGCCTCCCGTATCTGGTCGGGGCCGGTGCCTCCATGGGGCTGGCGTTCACCACGAAGGAGAACGCCCTGCTCTACGTCCTCTGTTTCCTCGGTGCCGGCGCGCTCCTCCTCGACCACCGACTCGTCCGCGAGGCGCGGGCAGGTACCCGGTTGAGCGACGTCTTCGCCGAGACGTGGCCCACCGCCGCCTACCGGTGGGTCCGCGGCGAGGAGGGGACGTTCGAGCGCGGCCTCGCCCGAGTCGGCCTCGCCGCCGTCGGGGCCCTCGCGGCGTTCTTCGTCGTCGTCGTCTTCTTCTACGCCCCGCGCCCGGACCTCTGGACCGCGCTGTCGAACCCGGCGTCGCTGCCCGGCGTGGTCGAGGCCAGTACGGTCGAACCCGCAGAACGGCTCTACGGCACCTGGATCGACGGCGGTCACCAGGACAACCCGTACCTCCCGTTCCTGCACGACTATCTGGAGACGCTCGTCTACGGCGCGCCGGTGGTCCTCGTGTTCGGCCTCGTCGGGTCGGTGGTCGACCGCTACTCGCCCGTCGACCCGGGCTTTCGGCCGCTCGTCGCCTTCGCGGTCTACTGGGGGCTCGCGAGCGTCGTCGGCTACCCGCTCGCGACGGACATCGAAGCCCCGTGGGCGGTTGTCCACGCCGTCGTTCCCTTCGCGATTCCCGCCGCGGTCGGCCTCGCGTTCGCCTTCCGCGCCGGCCTCGACGCGCTCGGCGACGACGACCGGGTCTCGACCGGCCTCGCCGCGCTCGTGCTCCTCGCCGCCCTCGGCGGGACGATGGGGGCGAACGCGGCGTACTGGAACTCCACCGAGGAGGCGGACAAGGCAGTCCTCCAGTGGGCTCAGCCCGGGAACGACCTCCGCGAATCCGTCGTGGAGATGCGGGCGGTCGTCGAGGCCAACGAGGGGACGGACGTCCTCTTCTACGGGACGACGACACCCGGCGGCGACTCCGTCGAACTGTACGTCTCCGACGAGTCCTCCGCCGACACGCCACCGCCGGGTGGCCCTGCCTGGCACTCGCGGCTCCCGCTCCCGTGGTACCTCGAACTGTCCGACGCGGAGGTGACCTCGACCGCGCCCGAGACGCCGCCCGAGGAGGCGCTCGCGGACGCGCCGCCGGTCGTCATCGCACACGACTGGGACCGCTCCGAGGTCGAACCGCACCTCGAGGGGTACACGGCCCGCGAGCACGCGTTCAAGCTCTGGGGTGAACACATCGTGGTCTTCGTCGACCAGGACGCCCTCCGGCGCGCGACGAGCTAACCCGCGCCTCGTCGGACCACACGTCCGTGTCTATCTCGCGGGGCGAGGTGGCAACTCTTATGCACTGACGTACACGACTGACGCGCGTGACACTCGACTCCGCCCCCACCCTCCCCGGGCCGACCCTCGGCGTCGTCGGCGGCGGCCAGCTCGGCCGGATGCTGGCCGAGGCCGCGGCTCCGCTCGGCGTCAGCGTGGTCGTGCTCGACCCGACCCCCGAGTGCCCCGCGTCGGTCGCTGCCGACCAGGTCGTCGGCTCCTTCGACGACCCCGAGGGGGTCGCCGACCTCGCCGCGCGGTGTGACGTCCTCACCTACGAGATCGAACTCGCCGACCCGGACCTCCTCGACGAGGTGAGCCGAGCACACGACGTCCCGGTCCACCCCTCGCCCGACACGCTCCGCGTCATCGAGGACAAGTTCCACCAGAACCGGATGCTCTCGGACGCGAACGTCCCCGTCGCGCCGTTCCGCCGCGTCGAGAGCGTCGCCGACCTCGAATCGGCCGTCGACGAGTTCGACGGCGTCATGCTCAAGGCACGCCGCGGCGGCTACGACGGCCGCGGGAACGTGCCCGTGCCGACGCCGGCCGACGCCGCCGACGCGCTCGACCAGCTCGAGGGGATGGTCATGGCCGAGGCGTTCGTCGACTTCGACCGCGAACTCTCGGTCATCGGCTGTGTCGGCGACGACGAGATCCGAACGTTCCCCGTCGGCGAGAACGTCCACGAGGAGGAGATACTCAGAGAGACCGTCGTCCCGGCACGGACGACGGACGCGGTGGCCGACCGCGCACAGCGTGTCGCCCGCGACGTCCTCGCCGAACTCGCGGGCCGCGGCGTCTACGGCATCGAACTGTTCGAGGTCGACGGCAACATCCTCGTGAACGAGATCGCCCCGCGTCCGCACAACTCGGGCCACTGGAGCATCGAGGGTGCCGTCACCTCCCAGTTCGAACAGCACGTCCGTGCCGTGTTGGGGTGGCCGCTCGGGTCGACTCGACTGCGCGCGCCGACGGTGTCGGCGAACGTCCTCGGGACCGTCGACGCGCCACGGCCGGCGCGCCTCGGTAACGTCGACGCCGTTCTCGCCGCACCCGGCGCAGCGCTGCACTGGTACGGGAAACACGAGGTCCGTCCGCTGCGGAAGATGGGCCACGTGACGCTCGTGGGCGACGCCGGCGAGGGAGACGGCGTCGACGACACGGAGACGCTCCTCTCGCGCGCGAGAGAGACACGCGACAGCCTGACGTTTCACTGACCACCACGCGACACTGACATTTCACCGACCCTGCCAATGACCGACGAATCCGACCTCATCGACAGACTCCGCGACGAAGCCGCACAGGACCGCCCCGCAGAGGAGACCCCCGACGTGGGCATCATCATGGGCTCCGACTCGGACCTCCCCGTGATGGCGGGGGCGTACGAGGCACTCTCCGAACTCGGCTTCGGCGAGCAGACAGACTTCGGGGACTCCCCCGAGGAACGGTTCACCTTCGAGAGCTACGTCGTCTCCGCACACCGGACGCCCGACCTGATGTACGCCTACGCGGACACCGCGGAGGCGCGTGGCCTCGACGTCATCGTCGCCGGTGCCGGCGGCAAGAGCGCGGACCTCCCGAACATGACCGCCTCCATCGCGTTCCCGGTGCCCGTGGTGGGTGTCCCGGTTCAGGAGAAGTCCGTCGACTCCGTCATCGGGATGCCGACCGGCGCGCCCATCACCGCGGTCGACGCGGGCAAGTCGTTCAACGCCGCCCTGTCGGCCGCGCAGGTGCTCGCGCGCGAACACGACGAGGTGAACGAGCGACTCGTCGCGTTCCACGAGGGCCAGAAGGAGGGTGTCGCGGACGTCTCCCGGGCCCTCCACGACCTGGGACTCGAGGGGTTCCGCGCGCGCTCCGACGAGTCGTAGGCGGCAAACCGCCCGACAGCGGCATCGTCACGTGATATCACATGGCACGACTTTCTGCGAACGCTGTCGCTCCGTGAAGATAGCGGACGGAGCGGTGTTCGGTCGCCCGCCAGGGCACAAATCAACGCTTATAATGGTGGTGTTCTAACCGACGGACGATAGGAGACTTCCGTATGAACGATTGGATAGCAATCGGCGCGTTGGGCCTCGTCGGAATCGGCCTCCCCCTGGGGATGATGGCCGCTTCGGCGATTCTGCGCCCGACCGTGCCGGAACAAGGCAAGAGCGCCACCTACGAGAGCGGTGAGGTGCCGACAGGGACGGCGCGCGTCCAGTTCAACATTCAGTACTACATGGTCGCGCTGCTGTTCGTCATCTTCGACATCGAAACCGTTCTCATCCTCCCGTGGACCGTCATCTACCGGTCCGCGCTCGAACAGGGCGCGAGCCTGGCGACCGTGTTGCTGCCGATGCTGATATTCATCGGCGTGCTGGTCGTCGGCCTCGTGTGGGCGTGGCGTAACGGCGCCGTCAGGTGGGTCAAGAGCCCGCGTGCGAGCCGCCGGAAGACAGAGAGACAAGACGCATGAGCAGCGACAACAAACCGTTCGTAACCGACGACGCACAAGTACAGACCGCGACCCGGGACGCCCGGATGGCTGGGGCAGACGACCGGTTCAACTCGACGCTGCGTGAGGCGTTCGGCTCCTCGCCGTTCATTCTCACGAAGTTCGACCAGTTCATGAACTGGGTCCGCGGGTCGTCGATGTTCATGCTGCAGTTCGGTATCGCCTGCTGCAGCATCGAGATGATGCACACCTACGCCGTCAAGCACGACCTCGACCGCTTCGGTGCCGGTGTGCCGCGGGCTTCCCCGCGACAGGCGGACGTCATCATCGTCCCCGGGACCATCGTCTCGAAGTTCGCCCCGCGCATGAAGCGCGTCTACGACCAGATGCCCGAGCCGAAGTTCGTCATCGGCATGGGTTCGTGTACCATCTCCGGTGGGCCGTTCCAGGAGGGGTACAACGTCATCAAGGGCGCAGAGGAGGTCATCCCGGTCGACATCCACGTCCCGGGCTGTCCCCCGCGCCCCGAGGCGCTCGTCTACGGCGTCGCGAAGCTCCAAGAGCGCATCGCCAACGGCGAGTCCTCGCCGGTGACGGTGAAACCCTACGAACTCGAACAGTTCGGCGACCTCGAGCGCGACGAAATCGTCGACCAACTGGCCGAGGAGATCGACACCGACGACCTCGTCATGCGCTACAACTGGGGTGACTCGCCATGAGTCTCGAAGAGCCCGCCGACTCGACGCCAGAACTCGTCGAGGAGTCCCTTCCGACCACGGGCGACGAGCTCGAGGAACTGCTGGGCGAGCACGTCCTCAAGCGTGACGACCACCTGAACGCGCCCGGCTTCGAGATTCGCCCCGACGCCGTCCAGGACGTCCTCTCGACGCTCAAGCAGGAGGCCGGCTTCGACCACCTCTCGTGTGTCACCGCACAGGAGTACGAGGACCGCTACGAGTCCATCTACCACCTCACCTCCTACGACGACCGCACGCGGGAGGCGAGCGTCGTCGTCCCCACCGCCAAGGACGCCCCCAAGAGCCAGACGGCCGAGCCGGTGTTCCGGACCGCCGACTGGCACGAACGCGAAGCGTACGACCTGGTCGGTATCGAGTACGAGGGTCACCCCGACCTCCGACGCATCCTCCTCCCCGAGACGTGGCAGGGTCACCCCCTCGGCCTCGACTACGACCAGGACCGCCCGCAGATCGTCACCCTCAAAGAGCACGCCAACCCGCTGCAGGAAGACCACGCCGACGACGAGGGCAACACGATGTTCGTCAACATCGGCCCGCACCACCCGGCGACCCACGGCGTGCTTCACGTGAAGACGACGCTCGACGGCGAGCAGATCGCCGACCTCGAGTCCGACATCGGCTACCTCCACCGCTGTGAAGAGCAGCTGTGCCAGCAGGGGACCTACCGCTATCAGATCATGCCGTACCCCGACCGCTGGGACTACATCTCGGCGGGGCTGCTCAACGAGTGGGCGTACGCGCGCGCGGCCGAAGACATGGCCGACATCGAGGTGCCCGAGTACGCACAGATCATCCGGACCCTGGGTGCGGAGGTCTGCCGCATCGCCTCGCACATGCTCGCCGTCGGGACGTTCGCGCTGGACGTCTACGGCGACTTCACGGCCATCTTCATGTACGCGGTCCGCGACCGCGAGAAGGCCCAGAACATCCTGGAAGACCTCACCGGACAGCGGCTGATGTTCAACTACTTCCGGTTAGGGGGAGTGGTCTGGGACCTCCCCGAACCCCGCGAGGACTTCTTCGACAAGATTCGGACGTTCCTCGACGAACTCCCCGAGGCACTCGAGGAGTACCACGACATGATCTCGGCGAACGAGATTCTGCAGGTCCGCACCGTCGGGACCGGCGTCTTACCGCCGGAGGTCGCCAAGTCCTACGGCGCGACCGGGCCGGTCGCCCGCGGGTCGGGCGTCGACTACGACCTCCGTCGGGACGACCCCTACGGCTACTACGACGAACTCGACTGGGACGTCGTCACCGAGGACGGCTGCGACAACTTCTCGCGCCTGCTCGTGCGCCTGCGCGAGGTCGAGGAGTCGGCGAAGATCATCGAACAGTGCGTCGACCTGCTCGAGGACTGGCCCGAAGAGGAGCGGAACATCCAGGCGAACGTGCCCCGGACCATCCGCCCGGACGACGACACGGAGATCTACCGGGCGGTCGAGGGGGCGAAGGGCGAACTCGGCATCTACATGCGCGCCGACGGGACGGACAAGCCCGCCCGATTCAAGATCCGCTCGCCGTGCTTCTCGAACCTCCAGACGCTCCCCGAGATGAGTGAGGGAGAGTACATCCCCGACATGATCGCCTCGCTCGGCAGCCTCGACATCGTGCTCGGTGAGGTGGATCGCTGATGCTCGCGGAGGCGCTCTTACAGTCGAGCGCGCCGCTCCCCGACGCGATCGCGCGGCTCCTCGGGCTCGACGGTCTCGCGGGTGCCGTCGTCGGCGGCCTCATCGGAGCGTTCATCATCGCGAACCTGATGCTGACGATGACGGCCGTCGCCGGCCCCTGGGCGAAGCGGAAGATCACCGCCGCCTTCACCGACAGGATCGCCGTCAACCGTATCGGTCCGTTCGGTCTGCTCATCATCGTCGCGGACGCGGTCCGACTGCTCTCGAAGGAGCTCATCGTTCCCGAAGGCGTGGACCGGCCGGCGTGGGACCTCGCACCCATCGTCCTGCCCTTCTCGGCTCTCCTCGGGTTCGCCGTCATCCCGTTCGGGAACGGCATCCAGTTGGCCGACCCCGAGACCGGGCTGGCGTTCGCCTTCGCGGCGGCGTCGATCGCCTCACTCGGCCTGGTGATGGCGGGCTACGCATCGAACAACAAGTACTCGCTGCTCGGTGGCCTGCGCTCTATCGCACAGAACATCGCGTACGAGATTCCGCTCCTGATTACGGCCGCGTCGGTCGTCATCTTCACCGGGACGCTTCAGATGAGCGGCATCGTCTCCGCACAGGCGGAGCCGCTCGTCACCGTCGCGGGCGTGACGATTCCGCAGTGGTTCGCGTTCGTCAACCCGTTCGCGTTCGTCCTGTTCATGGCGGCGAACATGGCCGAGATCGGCCGCAACCCGTTCGACATCCCGGAGGCGCCGACCGAAATCGTCGCCGGCTACCAGACGGAGTACTCCTCGGTGTACTTCGTCCTCTTCTATCTCGGCGAGTTCATCCACATCTTCCTCGGCGGCGCGCTCGCCGCCGTGTTGTTCCTCGGCGGGCCGGCCGGCCCGGTCCTGCCGGGCTTCGTGTGGATGATCATCAAGATGTGGGCGTTCTTCCTGTTCACGCAGTGGTGCCGCTCGGCGGTGCCCCGCGTCCGCATCGACCAGCTCATCGAGATCGGCTGGAAGGGTATGCTCGTCCTTTCGTTTGCGAACCTGGTGCTCACGGCCATCATCGTGGGGGTGATCGCGTAACATGATTGGAATACTCAAAGGAATGGCAGTAACGATGAAACACGCACTCGACGGTCAGACGTTCACCGTCGAGTACCCCGAAGCGGAACCCGAGGTGAGCCCGCGGTTCAGAGGGGTTCACAAGTTCTCACAGGAGCGGTGTATCTGGTGCCGCCAGTGTGAGAACGTCTGTCCGAACGACACCATCCAGATCGTCACGGACGACAAGCGCAACGGGGAGCAGTACAACCTCCACATCGGGCAGTGTATCTACTGCCGGCTCTGTGAGGAGGTCTGTCCCGTCGACGCCATCCTGCTCACGCAGAACTTCGAGTTCACCGCGGACACGAAGAACGACTTCGTCTACAACAAAGAACAGCTCAAGAACGTTCCCTGGTACAAAGGGATGGACCCGCTCAACGAGCGCAACCCCGACCGCAACGCGTGGGTCGGTGAGAGCGACGGCGAGGTCGACTACCAGTAATCGCCGAGAGCGTTCTCGAAATCTTCAAAGGGCATCCACAAGGAGACACACACAATGGCTACCGTTTATGAAATGGCCGCGTTCTTGCTGTTCGCGCTCGTCACAGTCGGGAGCAGCATCGGCGTCGTCCTCGTGCGGGACGTCTGGCACTCCGCACTGTTGCTCGGGGCGGCGCTGTTGAGCGTCGCGGTGCACTACGTGATGTTGCAGGCGGAGTTCCTCGCCGCCATGCAGATCCTCGTCTACGTGGGCGGGGTTCTCATCCTCATCACGTTCGCCGTGATGCTGACGCGGACAGAACCGACAGACGCGGACGAACCGGAGGTGAGCCGCACATGAAACCAACCACACGACCCGAACTCGACCTGGGTTCGCATCTCGTTCCCGGGCTCGCGGCGGTCGCGCTGTTCGCGGTGATGGCCGGCGCGTTCCTCACCGCACAGTTCCCCGAACCACAGGGCTTCCCGGCCGACGCGAACGTCACCGCGAGCATCGGCTACGCGATGTTCAACCTCGACTTCGGCTCCGTCCCCGCGGAGTCGTTCCTCGTGGCGTTCCTCGTCATCGCCATCGCGCTCGACGCGGCGCTCGACGGGGCGATCATCCTCGCGCGTCGCGAGGACGACGGCAAGACGGTCTCGCTGCTCACCGACGGCGGGCGCGAACTGAAGCGCACCGTCTTCGGCGACGACACCGAGTCCGAATCCGACACCGACGCCGACGAGGACACAGGCGCATCCGGAGGTGACCGCTGATGGTGCCGCCGGAGTGGTATCTCCTGCTCTCGGGGGCGGTGTTCTGCATCGGTCTGTTCGGCATCCTGACGAAGCGCAACGCGCTGCTCTTCTTGATGTCCGTCGAGCTGATGTTGAACGCCGCGAACATCAACCTCGTCGCGTTCTCTCAGTTCTGGGGGAACGTCACGGGGCAGACGTTCGGGCTGTTCACGATGGCACTCGCAGCCGCCGAGGTGGCGGTCGGTATCGGCATCATTCTCGTACTGTACCGCAACTTCAAGGACGTCGACGTGACCGTCCCGAAGACGATGAGGTGGTAAGATGGCAGGAATATTCGACTTCGCGCCGGCCATCGTCCTCTTGCCGTTCTTCTCGTTCGTCATCGCCCTCTTCGCTGGGCGATACATGCCGAAGGGCGGGGCGCTGGCGGGCATCGCGGCGACCGGCGGATCGCTTCTCCTGTCCATCGGTGTGGCCTTACAGGTCGCCGGTGGCGGGGCGTACAATCAGACGCTCTACACGTGGGCCGAAGGGCTCGATGCGGTCGACCTGACGTTCGGACTCCTCCTCGACCCGCTGAGCGCGATGATGCTCGTCATCGTCTCGCTCGTGGCGTTCCTCGTCCACCTCTTCTCGCTGGGGTATATGAACGACGAGGGCGAGACCGGACTCCCTCGGTACTACGCCGCGCTCGGCCTCTTCAGCGCGAGTATGCTCGGCTTCGTCGTCAGCGACAACCTGCTGATGGCGTTCATGTTCTTCGAGCTGGTGGGGCTGTGTTCGTACCTGCTCATCGGCTTCTGGTTCCGCGAGGCCGGCCCGCCGTCGGCGGCGAAGAAGGCGTTCTTGGTCACCCGGTTCGGTGACTACTTCTTCCTCGTCGGTGTCGTCGCCGTCTTCGCGACGTTCGGGACCGCCGCGTTCGCGGGCGAGGGGTCGTTCCCCGTCCTCGCCGAACAGGCCATCGCGGGCGAGGCGAGCGTCAACACGCTCGGCTTCGCGCCGCAGACGTGGTTCACCGTCGTCGGCCTGCTCGTCCTCGGCGGCGTCATCGGGAAGTCCGCGCAGTTCCCGCTGCACACCTGGCTCCCCGACGCGATGGAGGGCCCGACGCCCGTCTCCGCGCTCATCCACGCCGCGACGATGGTCGCAGCCGGCGTCTATCTCGTCGCGCGGATGTACGGCTTCTACGCCGTCTCGCCCACCGCCTTGGCGGTCATCGCCCTCGTCGGTGGGTTCACCGCCCTCGTCGCCGCGACGATGGGCGTCGTCAAGCGCGAGATCAAGCAGGTGCTCGCGTACTCGACCATCTCCCAGTACGGCTACATCATGCTCGGCCTGGGCGCGGGCGGCTACGTCGCCGCGACCTTCCACCTGATGACCCACGCGTTCTTCAAGGCGCTGCTCTTCTTGGGTGCGGGGTCGGTCATCATCGCGATGCACCACAACGAGAACATGTGGGACATGGGCGGACTCAAAGAGAAGATGCCCGTGACCTACTACACGTTCCTCGCGGGGTCGCTCGCGCTCGCGGGCATCTTCCCGTTCTCGGGCTTCTGGTCGAAAGACGAGGTGCTCTACGAGACGCTCATCCACGGTCTGGGTGGCTCGCCCATCCTGCTCGCCGCCTACGCGATGGGGCTGTTAGCCGTCTTCTTCACCGGCTTCTACACCTTCCGGATGGTGTTCCTCACCTTCCACGGGAAGCCGCGGTCGGAGACGGCGCGTGATCCCCACGGCGTGCGGTGGAACGTGAAGGTCCCGCTCGTGGTGCTGGGGACGCTCGCGGCCGTCACGGGCGTCGTCAACATGGTGCCGGTGGAGAAGCTCCTCGGCATCGGCGGCATCGACTTCCTCCACCAGTGGCTCGACGGCGGCTTCGAGTCGCTCACGGCCCACCACTACGGGGACGTCCTGCCCTACAGTTCGGCGTACATCGGCGGCGAGGCGGCGACCGTCGCCATCGGCGCGGCCGTCTCGCTTGGCCTCGCCCTCGCGGGTGCGCTGCTCGCGTACACGCTGTACAACGTCCCCGAGCCGGTCGAACACACCGACAAGCTCGGCGGCATCAAGACGCTGCTGTACAACAACTACTACCAGGACGAGTACCAGGTCTGGCTCGCTGAGGACGTCGTCCGGCCCATCGCTCGGGTCGCCGACAAGTTCGACCAGGGCGTCGTCGACGGCGTCGTCAACGGCGTCTCCTCCGTCAGCCTCATGACCGGCTCGCGGATGCGCCGCATCCAGACGGGTGTCGTCTCGAACTACGCGGTGCTCTTGACACTCGGGCTGACGGCGCTCTTGGTAGTGTTCGGTCTGATGGGAGGTTGGTTCGCATGATCATCGAAGCACTCATCGCGTTCACGTTCGTCGCCGCCCTCGGCGTCCTCGTCGCGCCCGACGAGTACGCCGGTCGGCTGGCGTTCGTGCTCAGTCTGGCCCCGGTCGCCGGGGCGCTCTGGATGTGGTCACAGTTCGACGCGAGCGGCAACGCCCTGATGGACGGAACCATCGCGTTCGAGACAGACGTCGTCTGGTTCACCCTCGGTGGACTGGACCTCCACTGGTTCGTCGGGGTCGACGGCATCTCGCTCCCGCTCGTCGTGTTGACGACCATCCTGACGTCGCTCGCCATCGTCTCGGCCTGGACGCCCATCGATATGCGGCAGAGCCAGTTCTACGGGCTGATGCTCTTTATGGAGGCGAACCTCATCGGCGTGTTCACCGCGCTGGACTTCTTCGTCTGGTTCGTCTTCTGGGAGGCCGTCCTCGTCCCGATGTACTTCCTCGTCGGTGTCTGGGGAGGACCTCGGAGAAAGTACGCCGCGATCAAGTTCTTCGTCTACACGAACGTCGCCTCGCTGGTGATGTTCATCGGCTTCATCGCCCTGGTCTTCGGCCTGGGTGACTCCGTCGGCTCGATGCGCCTGCCGGAGATCGCGATGGCGCTCCGCGCCGACGAACTCGGCTCCCTGTACGGCATCGCGCCGAGTACGCTCGCCGCGGCCGCCTTCGTGGCGATGTTCATCGGGTTCGCGGTGAAGGTGCCCGTCGCCCCCCTGCACACGTGGCTGCCCGACGCCCACGTCGAGGCCCCCACGCCCGTGTCGGTGATGCTGGCGGGGGTCCTCCTGAAGATGGGGACCTACGCGCTGCTCCGGTTCAACTTCACGATGCTCCCCGAGGTCGCCGTCGACTTCGCGGTGCCCATCGCGATTCTGGCCGTCATCTCGGTCATCTACGGCGCGCTGCTCGCGCTGGCCCAAGAGGACCTCAAGCGCATCGTCGCCTACTCGTCGGTGTCGTCGATGGGGTACGTCATCCTCGGCCTCATCGCCTACACCACCTACGGCGTGGGCGGCGCGACGTTCCAGATGGTCGCGCACGGCCTCATCTCGGGGCTGATGTTCATGACCGTCGGCGTCGTCTACAACACGACCCACACCCGGATGGTCGGCGACATGTCCGGTATCGCCGACCGGATGCCCGTCACCGCGGGCATCTTCGTCGCCGGCGCGTTCGCCTACATGGGGCTGCCGCTGATGGCCGGCTTCGCGGGCGAGTTCTTCATCTTCAAGGGCTCGTTCGAGTCGACCACCTTCGCGGGGATGCCGCTGTTCACGGCGGCGGCGATGTTCGGCATCGTCATCGTCGCGGGCTATCTCCTCTTGGCGATGCAGCGCACGCTGTTCGGCCCGTTCAGGTTCGACGGCGACTACACCGTCGCAGAGGCACCCGTCCACGACGTGGCGCCGCTGGCGGTGCTGCTCGCGCTCATCATCGTCCTGGGCGTGGCCCCGGACCTGTTCTTCGGGATGATTCAAGACGCCGTCAACCCCATCCTGGGAGGTGTCTCGTAGATGTTCGCTGACGTCTTCATCCAATCGTCGAGCCTGCCCGACTGGGCCGCCACGGCACCCATCCTGGCGCTCGCCGCGGCGTCGATCGTCCTCTTGCTCGCGGACACGATCGACCCCGACACGTCGAACAGCACGCTGCTCGCGGCCATCGCCACGGTCGGTTCGCTCGTGTCGTTCGGTATCGCCGGCTGGTACCTCGTGTCCGGCACGGGCCAGCCCAGTACGGGCGGCGCCATCGAACTGTACGGTGCCTCGCTCGTCGTCGACGGGATGGCGCTGTTCTTCCAGCTCATCTTCGCCTCCGTCACGGCGCTGGTCGTCATCGCCTCGTACGACTATCTGGAGGGCGAGGCCTACCAGGGTGAGTTCTACTCGCTCGTGCTCTTCGCGGCGACCGGGATGAGCCTCATGGCGGCCTCGAACTCCCTCGCGACCGTGTTCGTCTCGCTCGAACT
It contains:
- the purE gene encoding 5-(carboxyamino)imidazole ribonucleotide mutase, with product MTDESDLIDRLRDEAAQDRPAEETPDVGIIMGSDSDLPVMAGAYEALSELGFGEQTDFGDSPEERFTFESYVVSAHRTPDLMYAYADTAEARGLDVIVAGAGGKSADLPNMTASIAFPVPVVGVPVQEKSVDSVIGMPTGAPITAVDAGKSFNAALSAAQVLAREHDEVNERLVAFHEGQKEGVADVSRALHDLGLEGFRARSDES
- a CDS encoding NADH-quinone oxidoreductase subunit B; amino-acid sequence: MSSDNKPFVTDDAQVQTATRDARMAGADDRFNSTLREAFGSSPFILTKFDQFMNWVRGSSMFMLQFGIACCSIEMMHTYAVKHDLDRFGAGVPRASPRQADVIIVPGTIVSKFAPRMKRVYDQMPEPKFVIGMGSCTISGGPFQEGYNVIKGAEEVIPVDIHVPGCPPRPEALVYGVAKLQERIANGESSPVTVKPYELEQFGDLERDEIVDQLAEEIDTDDLVMRYNWGDSP
- a CDS encoding NADH-quinone oxidoreductase subunit A, producing the protein MNDWIAIGALGLVGIGLPLGMMAASAILRPTVPEQGKSATYESGEVPTGTARVQFNIQYYMVALLFVIFDIETVLILPWTVIYRSALEQGASLATVLLPMLIFIGVLVVGLVWAWRNGAVRWVKSPRASRRKTERQDA
- a CDS encoding 5-(carboxyamino)imidazole ribonucleotide synthase — its product is MTLDSAPTLPGPTLGVVGGGQLGRMLAEAAAPLGVSVVVLDPTPECPASVAADQVVGSFDDPEGVADLAARCDVLTYEIELADPDLLDEVSRAHDVPVHPSPDTLRVIEDKFHQNRMLSDANVPVAPFRRVESVADLESAVDEFDGVMLKARRGGYDGRGNVPVPTPADAADALDQLEGMVMAEAFVDFDRELSVIGCVGDDEIRTFPVGENVHEEEILRETVVPARTTDAVADRAQRVARDVLAELAGRGVYGIELFEVDGNILVNEIAPRPHNSGHWSIEGAVTSQFEQHVRAVLGWPLGSTRLRAPTVSANVLGTVDAPRPARLGNVDAVLAAPGAALHWYGKHEVRPLRKMGHVTLVGDAGEGDGVDDTETLLSRARETRDSLTFH
- a CDS encoding NuoI/complex I 23 kDa subunit family protein, which translates into the protein MIGILKGMAVTMKHALDGQTFTVEYPEAEPEVSPRFRGVHKFSQERCIWCRQCENVCPNDTIQIVTDDKRNGEQYNLHIGQCIYCRLCEEVCPVDAILLTQNFEFTADTKNDFVYNKEQLKNVPWYKGMDPLNERNPDRNAWVGESDGEVDYQ
- a CDS encoding complex I subunit 1/NuoH family protein: MLAEALLQSSAPLPDAIARLLGLDGLAGAVVGGLIGAFIIANLMLTMTAVAGPWAKRKITAAFTDRIAVNRIGPFGLLIIVADAVRLLSKELIVPEGVDRPAWDLAPIVLPFSALLGFAVIPFGNGIQLADPETGLAFAFAAASIASLGLVMAGYASNNKYSLLGGLRSIAQNIAYEIPLLITAASVVIFTGTLQMSGIVSAQAEPLVTVAGVTIPQWFAFVNPFAFVLFMAANMAEIGRNPFDIPEAPTEIVAGYQTEYSSVYFVLFYLGEFIHIFLGGALAAVLFLGGPAGPVLPGFVWMIIKMWAFFLFTQWCRSAVPRVRIDQLIEIGWKGMLVLSFANLVLTAIIVGVIA
- a CDS encoding flippase activity-associated protein Agl23; the protein is MRTDEGPLASRTFLALLGLSLLALLLRVVSLGGRVMHWDEGRVGYWILRYQETGIHSYRPIVHGPFLPIVNDYLFAVVPASDFAARLPVAVVGGLLPLAAWLFRDYLDDDEVVALGALFALNPLLVYYSRFMRNDVLVAAFSVVALGFLLRLLVTRRLPYLVGAGASMGLAFTTKENALLYVLCFLGAGALLLDHRLVREARAGTRLSDVFAETWPTAAYRWVRGEEGTFERGLARVGLAAVGALAAFFVVVVFFYAPRPDLWTALSNPASLPGVVEASTVEPAERLYGTWIDGGHQDNPYLPFLHDYLETLVYGAPVVLVFGLVGSVVDRYSPVDPGFRPLVAFAVYWGLASVVGYPLATDIEAPWAVVHAVVPFAIPAAVGLAFAFRAGLDALGDDDRVSTGLAALVLLAALGGTMGANAAYWNSTEEADKAVLQWAQPGNDLRESVVEMRAVVEANEGTDVLFYGTTTPGGDSVELYVSDESSADTPPPGGPAWHSRLPLPWYLELSDAEVTSTAPETPPEEALADAPPVVIAHDWDRSEVEPHLEGYTAREHAFKLWGEHIVVFVDQDALRRATS
- a CDS encoding NADH-quinone oxidoreductase subunit D, translated to MSLEEPADSTPELVEESLPTTGDELEELLGEHVLKRDDHLNAPGFEIRPDAVQDVLSTLKQEAGFDHLSCVTAQEYEDRYESIYHLTSYDDRTREASVVVPTAKDAPKSQTAEPVFRTADWHEREAYDLVGIEYEGHPDLRRILLPETWQGHPLGLDYDQDRPQIVTLKEHANPLQEDHADDEGNTMFVNIGPHHPATHGVLHVKTTLDGEQIADLESDIGYLHRCEEQLCQQGTYRYQIMPYPDRWDYISAGLLNEWAYARAAEDMADIEVPEYAQIIRTLGAEVCRIASHMLAVGTFALDVYGDFTAIFMYAVRDREKAQNILEDLTGQRLMFNYFRLGGVVWDLPEPREDFFDKIRTFLDELPEALEEYHDMISANEILQVRTVGTGVLPPEVAKSYGATGPVARGSGVDYDLRRDDPYGYYDELDWDVVTEDGCDNFSRLLVRLREVEESAKIIEQCVDLLEDWPEEERNIQANVPRTIRPDDDTEIYRAVEGAKGELGIYMRADGTDKPARFKIRSPCFSNLQTLPEMSEGEYIPDMIASLGSLDIVLGEVDR